In Equus przewalskii isolate Varuska chromosome 6, EquPr2, whole genome shotgun sequence, one DNA window encodes the following:
- the CELF5 gene encoding CUGBP Elav-like family member 5 isoform X6 — protein sequence MARPIQVKPADSESRGGDRKLFVGMLNKQQSEEDVLRLFQPFGVIDECTVLRGPDGSSKGCAFVKFSSHTEAQAAIHALHGSQTMPGASSSLVVKFADTDKERTLRRMQQMVGQLGILTPSLTLPLSPYSAYAQALMQQQTTVLSTSGSYLSPGVAFSPCHIQQIGAVSLNGLPATPIAPASGLHSPPLLSTAAVPGLVAPITNGFAGVVPFPGGHPALETVYANGLVPYPAQSPTVAETLHPAFSGVQQYTAMYPAAAITPIAHSVPQPPPLLQQQQREGPEGCNLFIYHLPQEFGDTELTQMFLPFGNIISSKVFMDRATNQSKCFGFVSFDNPASAQTAIQAMNGFQVGMKRLKVQLKRPKDPGHPY from the exons ATGGCGCGGCCGATCCAGGTGAAGCCTGCGGACAGCGAAAGCCGCGGAG GGGACCGGAAGCTGTTTGTGGGGATGCTGAACAAGCAGCAGTCGGAGGAAGACGTGCTGCGGCTGTTCCAGCCCTTTGGGGTCATCGACGAGTGCACCGTGCTCCGGGGCCCTGACGGCAGCAGCAAAG GCTGTGCCTTCGTGAAGTTCTCCTCGCACACGGAGGCTCAGGCGGCCATCCACGCGCTGCACGGCAGCCAGACCATGCCG GGCGCCTCCTCCAGCCTGGTGGTCAAGTTTGCCGACACGGACAAGGAGCGGACGCTGCGGCGCATGCAGCAGATGGTGGGCCAGCTGGGCATCCTGACGCCATCCCTCACACTGCCCCTCAGCCCGTACAGCGCCTACGCCCAGGCT ctcaTGCAGCAGCAGACGACAGTCCTGTCCACCTCGGGCAGCTACCTGAGCCCTGGCGTGGCCTTCTCACCCTGCCACATCCAGCAGATCGGTGCCGTCAGCCTCAACGGGCTGCCTGCCACACCCATCGCCCCTGCCTCCG GATTACACTCACCTCCGCTGCTCAGCACGGCCGCCGTGCCCGGCCTCGTGGCTCCCATCACCAACGGCTTCGCGGGGGTTGTGCCCTTTCCTGGCGGGCACCCGGCCCTGGAAACCGTATATGCCAATGGCCTTGTGCCCTACCCAG CTCAGAGCCCCACCGTGGCCGAGACCCTCCATCCCGCATTCTCCGGAGTCCAGCAGTACACAG CCATGTACCCCGCCGCGGCCATCACGCCCATCGCGCACAGCGTCCCCCAGCCGCCGCCcctcctgcagcagcagcagcgagaAG GTCCCGAGGGCTGTAACCTGTTTATCTACCACCTCCCCCAGGAGTTTGGCGACACGGAGCTGACACAGATGTTCCTGCCCTTCGGCAACATCATCTCGTCCAAGGTGTTTATGGATCGGGCCACCAACCAGAGCAAGTGTTTTG GCTTCGTGAGCTTTGACAACCCGGCCAGCGCGCAGACCGCCATCCAGGCCATGAACGGCTTCCAGGTCGGCATGAAGAGGCTCAAGGTGCAGCTGAAGCGACCCAAAGACCCGGGACACCCCTACTGA
- the CELF5 gene encoding CUGBP Elav-like family member 5 isoform X5, whose amino-acid sequence MARPIQVKPADSESRGGRDRKLFVGMLNKQQSEEDVLRLFQPFGVIDECTVLRGPDGSSKGCAFVKFSSHTEAQAAIHALHGSQTMPGASSSLVVKFADTDKERTLRRMQQMVGQLGILTPSLTLPLSPYSAYAQALMQQQTTVLSTSGSYLSPGVAFSPCHIQQIGAVSLNGLPATPIAPASGLHSPPLLSTAAVPGLVAPITNGFAGVVPFPGGHPALETVYANGLVPYPAQSPTVAETLHPAFSGVQQYTAMYPAAAITPIAHSVPQPPPLLQQQQREGPEGCNLFIYHLPQEFGDTELTQMFLPFGNIISSKVFMDRATNQSKCFGFVSFDNPASAQTAIQAMNGFQVGMKRLKVQLKRPKDPGHPY is encoded by the exons ATGGCGCGGCCGATCCAGGTGAAGCCTGCGGACAGCGAAAGCCGCGGAGGTA GGGACCGGAAGCTGTTTGTGGGGATGCTGAACAAGCAGCAGTCGGAGGAAGACGTGCTGCGGCTGTTCCAGCCCTTTGGGGTCATCGACGAGTGCACCGTGCTCCGGGGCCCTGACGGCAGCAGCAAAG GCTGTGCCTTCGTGAAGTTCTCCTCGCACACGGAGGCTCAGGCGGCCATCCACGCGCTGCACGGCAGCCAGACCATGCCG GGCGCCTCCTCCAGCCTGGTGGTCAAGTTTGCCGACACGGACAAGGAGCGGACGCTGCGGCGCATGCAGCAGATGGTGGGCCAGCTGGGCATCCTGACGCCATCCCTCACACTGCCCCTCAGCCCGTACAGCGCCTACGCCCAGGCT ctcaTGCAGCAGCAGACGACAGTCCTGTCCACCTCGGGCAGCTACCTGAGCCCTGGCGTGGCCTTCTCACCCTGCCACATCCAGCAGATCGGTGCCGTCAGCCTCAACGGGCTGCCTGCCACACCCATCGCCCCTGCCTCCG GATTACACTCACCTCCGCTGCTCAGCACGGCCGCCGTGCCCGGCCTCGTGGCTCCCATCACCAACGGCTTCGCGGGGGTTGTGCCCTTTCCTGGCGGGCACCCGGCCCTGGAAACCGTATATGCCAATGGCCTTGTGCCCTACCCAG CTCAGAGCCCCACCGTGGCCGAGACCCTCCATCCCGCATTCTCCGGAGTCCAGCAGTACACAG CCATGTACCCCGCCGCGGCCATCACGCCCATCGCGCACAGCGTCCCCCAGCCGCCGCCcctcctgcagcagcagcagcgagaAG GTCCCGAGGGCTGTAACCTGTTTATCTACCACCTCCCCCAGGAGTTTGGCGACACGGAGCTGACACAGATGTTCCTGCCCTTCGGCAACATCATCTCGTCCAAGGTGTTTATGGATCGGGCCACCAACCAGAGCAAGTGTTTTG GCTTCGTGAGCTTTGACAACCCGGCCAGCGCGCAGACCGCCATCCAGGCCATGAACGGCTTCCAGGTCGGCATGAAGAGGCTCAAGGTGCAGCTGAAGCGACCCAAAGACCCGGGACACCCCTACTGA
- the CELF5 gene encoding CUGBP Elav-like family member 5 isoform X3, giving the protein MERGSRKEMARPIQVKPADSESRGGRDRKLFVGMLNKQQSEEDVLRLFQPFGVIDECTVLRGPDGSSKGCAFVKFSSHTEAQAAIHALHGSQTMPGASSSLVVKFADTDKERTLRRMQQMVGQLGILTPSLTLPLSPYSAYAQALMQQQTTVLSTSGSYLSPGVAFSPCHIQQIGAVSLNGLPATPIAPASGLHSPPLLSTAAVPGLVAPITNGFAGVVPFPGGHPALETVYANGLVPYPAQSPTVAETLHPAFSGVQQYTAMYPAAAITPIAHSVPQPPPLLQQQQREGPEGCNLFIYHLPQEFGDTELTQMFLPFGNIISSKVFMDRATNQSKCFGFVSFDNPASAQTAIQAMNGFQVGMKRLKVQLKRPKDPGHPY; this is encoded by the exons atggagagagggagccgGAAGGAG ATGGCGCGGCCGATCCAGGTGAAGCCTGCGGACAGCGAAAGCCGCGGAGGTA GGGACCGGAAGCTGTTTGTGGGGATGCTGAACAAGCAGCAGTCGGAGGAAGACGTGCTGCGGCTGTTCCAGCCCTTTGGGGTCATCGACGAGTGCACCGTGCTCCGGGGCCCTGACGGCAGCAGCAAAG GCTGTGCCTTCGTGAAGTTCTCCTCGCACACGGAGGCTCAGGCGGCCATCCACGCGCTGCACGGCAGCCAGACCATGCCG GGCGCCTCCTCCAGCCTGGTGGTCAAGTTTGCCGACACGGACAAGGAGCGGACGCTGCGGCGCATGCAGCAGATGGTGGGCCAGCTGGGCATCCTGACGCCATCCCTCACACTGCCCCTCAGCCCGTACAGCGCCTACGCCCAGGCT ctcaTGCAGCAGCAGACGACAGTCCTGTCCACCTCGGGCAGCTACCTGAGCCCTGGCGTGGCCTTCTCACCCTGCCACATCCAGCAGATCGGTGCCGTCAGCCTCAACGGGCTGCCTGCCACACCCATCGCCCCTGCCTCCG GATTACACTCACCTCCGCTGCTCAGCACGGCCGCCGTGCCCGGCCTCGTGGCTCCCATCACCAACGGCTTCGCGGGGGTTGTGCCCTTTCCTGGCGGGCACCCGGCCCTGGAAACCGTATATGCCAATGGCCTTGTGCCCTACCCAG CTCAGAGCCCCACCGTGGCCGAGACCCTCCATCCCGCATTCTCCGGAGTCCAGCAGTACACAG CCATGTACCCCGCCGCGGCCATCACGCCCATCGCGCACAGCGTCCCCCAGCCGCCGCCcctcctgcagcagcagcagcgagaAG GTCCCGAGGGCTGTAACCTGTTTATCTACCACCTCCCCCAGGAGTTTGGCGACACGGAGCTGACACAGATGTTCCTGCCCTTCGGCAACATCATCTCGTCCAAGGTGTTTATGGATCGGGCCACCAACCAGAGCAAGTGTTTTG GCTTCGTGAGCTTTGACAACCCGGCCAGCGCGCAGACCGCCATCCAGGCCATGAACGGCTTCCAGGTCGGCATGAAGAGGCTCAAGGTGCAGCTGAAGCGACCCAAAGACCCGGGACACCCCTACTGA
- the CELF5 gene encoding CUGBP Elav-like family member 5 isoform X4, whose amino-acid sequence MERGSRKEMARPIQVKPADSESRGGDRKLFVGMLNKQQSEEDVLRLFQPFGVIDECTVLRGPDGSSKGCAFVKFSSHTEAQAAIHALHGSQTMPGASSSLVVKFADTDKERTLRRMQQMVGQLGILTPSLTLPLSPYSAYAQALMQQQTTVLSTSGSYLSPGVAFSPCHIQQIGAVSLNGLPATPIAPASGLHSPPLLSTAAVPGLVAPITNGFAGVVPFPGGHPALETVYANGLVPYPAQSPTVAETLHPAFSGVQQYTAMYPAAAITPIAHSVPQPPPLLQQQQREGPEGCNLFIYHLPQEFGDTELTQMFLPFGNIISSKVFMDRATNQSKCFGFVSFDNPASAQTAIQAMNGFQVGMKRLKVQLKRPKDPGHPY is encoded by the exons atggagagagggagccgGAAGGAG ATGGCGCGGCCGATCCAGGTGAAGCCTGCGGACAGCGAAAGCCGCGGAG GGGACCGGAAGCTGTTTGTGGGGATGCTGAACAAGCAGCAGTCGGAGGAAGACGTGCTGCGGCTGTTCCAGCCCTTTGGGGTCATCGACGAGTGCACCGTGCTCCGGGGCCCTGACGGCAGCAGCAAAG GCTGTGCCTTCGTGAAGTTCTCCTCGCACACGGAGGCTCAGGCGGCCATCCACGCGCTGCACGGCAGCCAGACCATGCCG GGCGCCTCCTCCAGCCTGGTGGTCAAGTTTGCCGACACGGACAAGGAGCGGACGCTGCGGCGCATGCAGCAGATGGTGGGCCAGCTGGGCATCCTGACGCCATCCCTCACACTGCCCCTCAGCCCGTACAGCGCCTACGCCCAGGCT ctcaTGCAGCAGCAGACGACAGTCCTGTCCACCTCGGGCAGCTACCTGAGCCCTGGCGTGGCCTTCTCACCCTGCCACATCCAGCAGATCGGTGCCGTCAGCCTCAACGGGCTGCCTGCCACACCCATCGCCCCTGCCTCCG GATTACACTCACCTCCGCTGCTCAGCACGGCCGCCGTGCCCGGCCTCGTGGCTCCCATCACCAACGGCTTCGCGGGGGTTGTGCCCTTTCCTGGCGGGCACCCGGCCCTGGAAACCGTATATGCCAATGGCCTTGTGCCCTACCCAG CTCAGAGCCCCACCGTGGCCGAGACCCTCCATCCCGCATTCTCCGGAGTCCAGCAGTACACAG CCATGTACCCCGCCGCGGCCATCACGCCCATCGCGCACAGCGTCCCCCAGCCGCCGCCcctcctgcagcagcagcagcgagaAG GTCCCGAGGGCTGTAACCTGTTTATCTACCACCTCCCCCAGGAGTTTGGCGACACGGAGCTGACACAGATGTTCCTGCCCTTCGGCAACATCATCTCGTCCAAGGTGTTTATGGATCGGGCCACCAACCAGAGCAAGTGTTTTG GCTTCGTGAGCTTTGACAACCCGGCCAGCGCGCAGACCGCCATCCAGGCCATGAACGGCTTCCAGGTCGGCATGAAGAGGCTCAAGGTGCAGCTGAAGCGACCCAAAGACCCGGGACACCCCTACTGA